A single region of the Devosia sp. FJ2-5-3 genome encodes:
- the rpoZ gene encoding DNA-directed RNA polymerase subunit omega, producing MARVTVEDCIEKVENRFDLVLMAAHRARMISSGAQITVARDNDKNPVVALREIGDGTISPEDLHEDLIHSMQKYVEVDEPESHAAPLLDGSGDDDSINFDTISEEELLRGIESLAPPERRDD from the coding sequence GTGGCACGCGTCACCGTTGAAGACTGCATTGAGAAGGTCGAGAATCGTTTTGACCTCGTCCTCATGGCCGCTCATCGCGCGCGCATGATTTCCTCCGGCGCCCAGATCACTGTAGCGCGTGACAACGACAAAAATCCCGTCGTTGCCCTGCGTGAGATCGGTGATGGCACCATTTCGCCTGAAGATTTGCACGAGGACCTGATCCACTCGATGCAGAAATATGTCGAAGTCGACGAGCCCGAGAGCCACGCCGCTCCCTTGCTCGATGGCTCCGGCGACGACGACTCGATCAATTTCGACACGATCAGCGAAGAAGAACTGCTTCGCGGTATCGAGAGCCTGGCTCCGCCAGAGCGTCGCGACGACTGA
- a CDS encoding NYN domain-containing protein encodes MGIDPREKIALFIDGANLYATSKAVGIDIDYRKLLTEFGARAYLLRANYYTALVEDQEYSSIRPLIDWLDYNGYTVVTKPAKEFTDALGRRKVKGNMDIELTVDALELSAFYDHLILFSGDGDFTALVAALQRKGKRVTVVSTLTTSTPMISDDLRRQADFFLDVVDLAKTVGRPQVTRPVNPDA; translated from the coding sequence ATGGGAATTGATCCTCGCGAGAAGATTGCGCTTTTTATTGATGGGGCCAATTTATATGCCACGTCTAAAGCAGTCGGGATCGATATAGACTATCGGAAACTTCTCACCGAGTTCGGCGCTCGCGCCTATCTGTTGCGGGCTAATTACTATACCGCCCTGGTGGAAGATCAGGAATATTCTTCCATCCGGCCGCTGATCGACTGGCTGGATTATAACGGCTACACCGTGGTCACCAAGCCCGCCAAGGAGTTCACCGACGCTCTTGGCCGCCGCAAGGTGAAGGGAAACATGGACATCGAGCTCACCGTGGATGCGCTCGAACTTTCAGCCTTTTACGATCACCTGATTCTGTTTTCCGGTGATGGCGATTTCACTGCCCTCGTGGCCGCACTGCAGCGCAAGGGCAAGCGCGTGACCGTGGTCTCCACCCTGACCACCTCTACCCCCATGATTTCGGACGATCTGCGCCGCCAGGCGGACTTCTTCCTCGATGTCGTCGACCTTGCCAAGACCGTGGGCCGGCCCCAGGTCACTCGTCCGGTCAATCCGGACGCCTAG
- the smpB gene encoding SsrA-binding protein SmpB: MAQKNDKNKSKSGLISHGLVAENRRARFDYEIGDTIEAGVVLTGTEVKSLRLGKAQITEAYASPEKGELWLINAHIPEYLQANRFNHLERRPRKLLVSKKQLAHLDAEVSRAGNTIVPLKLFFNDQGKAKLLIGLGKGKKNYDKRATSRDRDWNRDKARIMKEGGRG, from the coding sequence ATGGCTCAGAAGAACGACAAGAACAAATCAAAGAGCGGTCTCATCAGTCACGGCCTAGTGGCTGAGAACCGTCGTGCGCGTTTCGACTACGAAATCGGCGACACGATCGAGGCCGGCGTCGTTCTCACGGGCACCGAGGTCAAGTCTCTGCGCCTCGGCAAAGCCCAGATCACCGAGGCCTATGCTTCCCCTGAGAAGGGTGAGCTCTGGCTGATCAACGCCCATATTCCTGAATATCTGCAGGCCAACCGCTTCAACCATCTGGAACGGCGCCCGCGGAAATTGCTGGTGAGCAAGAAACAGCTTGCCCATCTCGATGCCGAAGTCTCGCGAGCCGGCAATACCATCGTGCCGTTGAAACTGTTCTTCAACGACCAGGGCAAGGCCAAGCTTCTGATCGGCCTGGGCAAGGGCAAGAAGAATTATGACAAGCGCGCCACCAGCCGCGATCGGGACTGGAACCGCGACAAGGCGCGCATCATGAAGGAAGGTGGGCGCGGATAG
- the dapA gene encoding 4-hydroxy-tetrahydrodipicolinate synthase, with amino-acid sequence MLRGSIPALITPMRDGAVDEKAFARFVEWQIEQGSHGLVPVGTTGESPTVSHEEHNRVVDICVEVANGRVPVLAGAGSNATAEAISLAQHAEKSGADAVLSVVPYYNKPSQEGLFQHFSAVARSVGIPVILYSVPGRTVADLTVDTIARLHEAHSNIIGVKDATADLGRASLQRAKLGTDFILLSGEDITALGFNAHGGNGCISVTANVAPKLCSQLQELSLAGDFKGALAIQDKLVHLHKAVFVEPSPAPAKYGASKLGFCANEVRLPIVPATSAGEEAMDFAMRHAGLI; translated from the coding sequence ATGCTGCGTGGCTCAATTCCGGCTCTCATCACTCCCATGCGCGATGGGGCCGTTGATGAGAAAGCCTTTGCCCGCTTTGTCGAATGGCAAATCGAACAGGGTTCGCACGGCCTGGTGCCGGTCGGCACCACGGGGGAAAGCCCCACGGTCAGCCACGAAGAGCACAATCGCGTCGTCGATATCTGCGTGGAAGTCGCCAATGGCCGCGTCCCGGTTCTGGCCGGCGCCGGCTCCAACGCCACCGCGGAAGCCATCTCCCTCGCCCAGCACGCCGAAAAGTCGGGTGCCGACGCCGTCCTGTCGGTCGTGCCCTATTACAACAAGCCCAGCCAGGAAGGCCTGTTCCAGCATTTTTCTGCCGTGGCGCGCTCGGTGGGGATCCCGGTCATTCTCTATTCCGTGCCCGGCCGCACAGTGGCTGACCTGACGGTGGACACGATTGCGCGCCTCCACGAGGCACATTCCAACATCATCGGCGTCAAGGATGCGACGGCCGACCTGGGCCGCGCCAGCCTTCAGCGCGCCAAGCTTGGCACCGATTTCATCTTGCTCTCGGGTGAGGACATCACGGCACTGGGCTTTAATGCCCATGGCGGCAATGGCTGCATTTCGGTCACTGCCAATGTGGCGCCCAAGCTCTGCTCGCAATTGCAGGAGCTCTCGCTGGCGGGCGATTTCAAGGGCGCGCTCGCCATCCAGGACAAGCTGGTGCATCTGCATAAGGCCGTCTTCGTTGAGCCCAGCCCGGCGCCAGCAAAATATGGCGCGAGCAAGCTCGGCTTCTGCGCCAATGAGGTGCGCCTGCCGATCGTCCCAGCAACGTCCGCCGGCGAAGAAGCCATGGACTTTGCAATGCGTCACGCCGGACTTATCTAA
- a CDS encoding alpha/beta hydrolase: MRKSRSVPSDHPPFANLHVAFIETRNPLVRMAVHISGSLSDPRPPLVCLAGLNRNMSDFSDFLAYFRRAEMGGWPTLLIDLPGRGRADDRLAASDYSSLADARDVADGLAALGVPRAIFLGQGHGGQVAMALTAAHPLLVAGTILLDAGPVVDSRGIVRLRNNLAHIESLRGLKLVTAGFRRMLGGDYPGLSDEALDRLALRSHHLDKRGRAQPLYDRRLLAPLAAINFDDVLAPQWPFYDALSIAPLMILRTHLTDQLRRETFEEMVRRRPDAIAYTIAGQGSPALFDQPEEIAAIARFISHLASGRRGKAA; this comes from the coding sequence TTGCGCAAGAGCCGAAGCGTACCGTCGGACCACCCGCCCTTCGCCAATCTGCATGTTGCGTTCATAGAAACGCGCAACCCGCTTGTGCGCATGGCCGTGCATATATCCGGCTCGCTCTCCGATCCGCGCCCACCCTTGGTGTGTCTGGCCGGGCTCAATCGCAACATGAGCGATTTCTCCGATTTTCTGGCTTATTTCCGTCGCGCAGAAATGGGCGGATGGCCGACTTTGCTGATCGATCTGCCCGGTCGCGGTCGCGCCGACGATCGCCTTGCCGCATCCGACTATAGCTCGCTCGCCGACGCCAGGGATGTTGCCGACGGGCTCGCCGCGCTCGGCGTCCCCCGCGCCATTTTCCTTGGTCAAGGCCATGGCGGTCAGGTCGCGATGGCACTGACGGCGGCGCACCCACTATTGGTTGCAGGCACGATATTGCTCGATGCCGGACCTGTCGTCGATTCGCGGGGGATCGTACGGCTACGCAACAATCTCGCACATATCGAAAGCCTGCGAGGCCTCAAGCTTGTCACAGCGGGGTTTCGCCGGATGCTGGGGGGCGATTATCCGGGGCTAAGCGACGAGGCCCTGGATCGCCTGGCCCTGCGGAGCCACCATCTCGACAAGCGAGGGCGCGCCCAGCCCCTTTATGATCGTCGCCTTCTCGCCCCGCTGGCTGCGATCAATTTCGATGATGTCCTGGCACCGCAATGGCCGTTCTACGACGCTCTATCCATTGCGCCGCTTATGATCCTGAGGACGCACCTCACCGATCAATTGCGGCGCGAGACTTTCGAAGAGATGGTGCGAAGACGCCCGGACGCGATCGCATACACCATTGCCGGTCAGGGCTCCCCTGCCCTGTTCGACCAACCCGAGGAGATCGCGGCCATTGCGCGGTTTATCTCGCATCTGGCATCGGGCCGGCGCGGCAAGGCTGCCTGA